GCTGAGAATGTGCATTACCTTCAGTGAAAGGAAGCACCTCGTGTGGAGATACAAACTTGTGGAAGGTATCCTCTTCGTTTGGGAACTGAGGACACAAAATGGATTTCCTCATCATTTATTCTCAGCAGGAATGATACGAATCTGACAGAGCAGACCGTCTTCCTACCTGAGGTGAGAGTTTGAACATTGGAGCACAAACAATTAGAGGTGTGGAGTGGTGCTTGGCTGCAAGGGCTAGAGTGTGTGTCCCATTGACCGCCCTGAGCCCTCCATTAGCTAGAACCGTCTGCGTGCCGATGATGACCTGAAAAGAGATCCCCACCACACAGGTTAACCCACATGCTCTGACATGACTGTTTCAAAGTCTCCCGTGTTGTTGAATACCTTATTAACACGAGACATGACTGCAAATATGGCAGCATCTGCGATCACAGTTGTCTCGATGCCAGCTTTTGAGAGACTGGTGGCCATTTCATGTCCCTGGTGGGAGGTGaacaaataagatataaaatTAAAGCAATCTTTTATCTACAGATAGTAACATCATCTTGTTTATACTGTAATTTCACATCTCTTCAGCTACCTGGCAGAAGGGGGCGCACTCTGCCACAATGACATGAAACTTGCGTTTGCGTGCGGCGTCTTTGAGGAAGGACTCCACGGTGCGAGAGCGACCGATCGTCATGATGACCTCATTAGAGTGGATGTGCTCCAGGGCCTGCATGGCAATGTTGTCAGTTGTTCCCTCTGAGGAATAAGACGgtgcagaaagaaaaacccaAACTCGATAACTGCACAGATTAAAAATAGACTTTGCTTAAGCTTAATTACTGAACATGTGATACCAGCTGATGGATAAATGACCTgcttgttaaaagaaaaaaaaaaatgtacccAGCTCAGTCAGCAACTCATTGATGGCCTCGATGACGTTGGCTTTGAGGGCGGCGAAATGCTGTCTGAAGTTCTCCTCGCTGAGTCCTCCAGTGGTCAGCAGCTTGTGGAGGGATTCCTGCTGGTCCGTCTCCTCACTGCTACCTCGAGATCTGAAGGAAggaaaattaacaaaaaaatcaagCCAAGCCATTTtagcaaaaaaagaaactcaattAATCTTAATTTTAGACATTAGTATATCTGTTCAAGTATGTCCACGCTGTATCTTTTCACTCTCTACTCTCAGGTGCGACCTCATATAAAACTtgagcagagggaagagaaCCCCCTTAAAGATGAAGGTTAAGAGCTGCACCAAACTGTGCTTTTATTATTGCTGAGGTTCAACACACAGTCGCTTATCTCTCAGCTTACACTCTGTCATGTTGTTGTCACTGTTTGGATTACATTTTTTAAGACTTTAAGTTTAGGGACAAGTACTacagcacatgcacatacacaaaacagaGATGAAAGGAAACCACCAGGGTAtgacaaaccaaacaaaacaactatTGAATTACACTGGCAAGTTTGTAGTAACACTTCACTTTCTATACTTTCCTAGTTACATTTCCAATAACACATGAATAAAGAATTCATATTAAATTGGGTTTAAATTTaaacttataaaataaaagctgtttcCCCTTCAATCAGTAACAAATTACATATTAAATCTTTCCAGGAAAGCTGAGTCCTCAGAAAATATTAGGAAATTATTGAATTAAATCCAGATCAGCATTCATAATCCCTCAGCAATAATAAAAGCACAGTTTTGGTGCAGCTCTTAACCTTCATAATCAGCATTCATCTTCATGTTAGTGTGAATATAATCAATGACCCTGATGTTTAGCCATTTAAGTACAGTGACtggttttaacagctgtttaatcaCCTGGCATATTCCTCTCTGATGATCTTCAGCACTCGTCTGATCATGTTGCCAACAGTGGTCTCTGACGGCTGGGCTGCAGTCATTCTCCTCCCCTCTTTACGAATTATTTCCATCAGATCACCTGAAAGGTACAACATTTTTGTGAAAATCAACAGGATAAGGCTGGTGACACATTCAACCCAATATTCCTACAGTTTTTGTCATATTTCCAACCtttggcattaaaaaaaacgttatatttCCTTCTTCTACTTAAGGGATCTGTCAGAAAACACAAGCCTTGTCACCTACCTAATGATTCAGTAATTAACCTAATACCTTCATCAGAAACTCCCTTGAACTAATAGTCTGGTTACTATCAGACTATTACCACACTTCAGTCAGCTGTTGCAGCGGCTACAGCAGATTGGTAGTTCAGCTACTACAATTTCAGCTTTCACAGGAGCTGCCAGTTCTAGATGTAATGTCTGTGTCAAACTGTACATTAAGGcattcaacatttaaaccaGCCTATGTTTCCCCCCCCGAACTCAGGGTCCATCATCGGGGGGGCCTGCTCATGGTAgtcccccacctcctccagtgGGCATGGACCACCACTTCTACCCAGCCTATGTCTCTCCGAAAGTGGGGTGCTAGAAAAAGAGTAGCATGACGCACCTGCGCTGCTCCACCGAGCCTGAGCTGTGATCCTGCGGAGCAGAGCTGTCGTTTCTCGGGCTGTCTCCGCCGAGCCCCGCAGCGGTCCAGTCCCGCTCCCTCCACGCTTCAGGTCGGACAGAAACGCTTCAACTCTCTCCGTCaagtctgtttctttgtctgggCCCGGCATGGTTGGTGTAAAACAGGACTTGCTGTCAGAGTAAGAACTAGTTGACCAAATGTTTCTACCAAGCAAATGTTTTGACGAGGAAGTAGTTCAGGAGTACATCCGGGTCATTGTGACTGCGCTGTCATCTGATTGGTGGACCACTTCCCGACATATTGCGTCAATTTTA
The window above is part of the Seriola aureovittata isolate HTS-2021-v1 ecotype China chromosome 19, ASM2101889v1, whole genome shotgun sequence genome. Proteins encoded here:
- the eif2b2 gene encoding translation initiation factor eIF-2B subunit beta, translating into MPGPDKETDLTERVEAFLSDLKRGGSGTGPLRGSAETARETTALLRRITAQARWSSAGDLMEIIRKEGRRMTAAQPSETTVGNMIRRVLKIIREEYARSRGSSEETDQQESLHKLLTTGGLSEENFRQHFAALKANVIEAINELLTELEGTTDNIAMQALEHIHSNEVIMTIGRSRTVESFLKDAARKRKFHVIVAECAPFCQGHEMATSLSKAGIETTVIADAAIFAVMSRVNKVIIGTQTVLANGGLRAVNGTHTLALAAKHHSTPLIVCAPMFKLSPQFPNEEDTFHKFVSPHEVLPFTEGEILSKVNVHCPVFDYVPPELITLFISNIGGHAPSYIYRLMSELYHPEDHEL